The uncultured Cohaesibacter sp. genomic sequence GCTGTGCATCTGGGAATTTCCCAGCATGTTCTCCACCCGGGTGGTTGCGAACCTGCTGACCGATAATGCCTTTCTTGGGATTACGGCTGTGGGCATGACCTTCGTTATCCTGACCGGCGGTATCGATCTCTCGGTTGGCTCCGTAATTGCCTTTACGGGCGTCTTTCTCGCTGTCATTCTGCGGGATACATCCATCCATCCGCTTGTTGCCTTTGGCATGGTGCTTGCCATTACGATCGCTTTCGGGGCGGCGGAAGGAGCCATTGTCCATTATCTGGAGATGCCTGCCTTCATTGTGACATTGGCGGGTATGTTCCTCATGCGTGGGCTTGCCTATGTGCTTTCGACAGATTCCGTGCCCATCACTCATGAATTCTACGATGTGCTGCAATCGATCTACTGGAAGGCCCCCGGAGGCGGGCGGTTCAGGCTGATCGGCGGGGTGATGTTGCTTGTCTTCATCGGGGCGATGATTGTCTTGCACCGGACAAAATTCGGCAAGAATGTCTATGCCCTCGGCGGGGGCGTGCAAACCGCCCAGCTGATGGGCGTTCCGATCGCACGCACAACCATTCTCATCTATGCAACATCGGGTGGTCTGGCAGGGCTTGCAGGAATCGTCTATTCCCTCTACACATCAGCCGGCTATTCATTATCGACAGTGGGCGTGGAACTGGACGCCATCGCTGCGGTGGTGATCGGTGGCACATTGTTGAGTGGTGGCACAGGATTTGTGGCTGGAACCTTCTTTGGTATTCTCATTATGGGATTGATCCAGACCTATATCGTTTTTGATGGCACCCTTTCGAGTTGGTGGACCAAAATCGTTATCGGCGTTCTGCTGTTCACCTTTATCATGCTGCAGAAGGTATTGGCTTGGGCGACGACGGCGAGAAGAAAACCAGCAACAGAATTCGCGATGCGATCATGAGCCTGACGACCGCTGGAGGCACCTCTCAGCAGGCCTTCAACAATACTTTCAAAGTTGTTGATCAATTGGGCATGGCCATTGTTTCTGGCGATTATGCCGAACAGACGATGATCCCGCTTGATCCGGACCTGGAAGAAATGTTCGGGGTGTCTCGAACGGTCATTCGTGAAGCGAAAAAGACCCTTGTAGGCAAGGGGCTGTTGCAATCAAAGGCCAAGGTGGGGACGCGTGTGCGCCCCTCCTCGGATTGGAGCATGTTTGACCCCGATGTTCTCCGCTGGCATGCGTCTTTAAGGAAGCCGGGGCCATTTTTGAATGAATTGCATGAAATTCGCCTGATTTTCGAGCCAGCGGCAGCGGCCCTGGTCGCTCAGCGTGGCAGGCCCGAGGAATGTGAAGCGCTCCGGGCCGAGTGCGAGCATATGGCTAAAGCAGAGGATTATGTCTCCTATGCTGTTGCCAATATCGAATTTCACACATCCATTCTGCATATGTCTGGCAATCGATTTCTGTCATCTCTGGGAGATATGGTGCAGGCTGCGCTCTTTTCTGTCTATCGGCTGGGCTATGACAATGCGCGCATCAATCCGGCCGGAAATGTGCAGCGGGCTTCGATTGATACCTATTGGCTGATTGTGGACGCCATCAGGGCCAATGACGCGCAGCGCGCCGAGGCAACCATGGCAGATGCCATCACGCATTTTAAAACCAATATCTCCTAGCCGCCTCCTCTTTCTTCGCTTCTTTTCTCTTTTCTGTCTTATCGCTTTTTGCTGGTTAATCCCGCCGTTTACGGCTTTGTCTTGCGCGTGATGTCTTTCAGGATATCCGCAATCTTGAGGAATTCGGCGCTCAAGGGGTTGCTGCGTCTCCAGACCATACCGATGGTGCGCGTTGGGGCGGGGGTAGGAAGATGTGCAATGGAGACTGGCGCTGAACGCGTTTCCACACCAACCGCCATTTCGGGGATCAGTGTAACGCCGATGCCAGCGCCAACCATTTGCACAAGCGTTGTCAGCGAACTGCCCTCCATGAGGTTCCGGGGCGGGGAGGCACTGCTATTGCAATAGGAAATTGCCTGATCCCTGAAGCAATGCCCTTCTTCCAACAATAGCAGGCGCATGGTTTTTAGGGTTTCCGGATTTGGTACCGGTTTGTTTGCGTCATGTTCAGGACGTAACAGAACGAACTCTTCGTCCAGCAAGGCCAACTCCTCCAAAGATGGTTCGGATATTGGCAAAGCGACAATGGCCGCATCAAGGCGGGCCTCCAGCAAATCGGTGATCAGCTTTTTGGTCTTGGCTTCGCGTGGCCTCAAGTCCAGACCGGGGAAGCGCTCG encodes the following:
- the yjfF gene encoding galactofuranose ABC transporter, permease protein YjfF, which encodes MKSPRLPLYMTMATFILAYMLCIWEFPSMFSTRVVANLLTDNAFLGITAVGMTFVILTGGIDLSVGSVIAFTGVFLAVILRDTSIHPLVAFGMVLAITIAFGAAEGAIVHYLEMPAFIVTLAGMFLMRGLAYVLSTDSVPITHEFYDVLQSIYWKAPGGGRFRLIGGVMLLVFIGAMIVLHRTKFGKNVYALGGGVQTAQLMGVPIARTTILIYATSGGLAGLAGIVYSLYTSAGYSLSTVGVELDAIAAVVIGGTLLSGGTGFVAGTFFGILIMGLIQTYIVFDGTLSSWWTKIVIGVLLFTFIMLQKVLAWATTARRKPATEFAMRS
- a CDS encoding FadR/GntR family transcriptional regulator, giving the protein MSLTTAGGTSQQAFNNTFKVVDQLGMAIVSGDYAEQTMIPLDPDLEEMFGVSRTVIREAKKTLVGKGLLQSKAKVGTRVRPSSDWSMFDPDVLRWHASLRKPGPFLNELHEIRLIFEPAAAALVAQRGRPEECEALRAECEHMAKAEDYVSYAVANIEFHTSILHMSGNRFLSSLGDMVQAALFSVYRLGYDNARINPAGNVQRASIDTYWLIVDAIRANDAQRAEATMADAITHFKTNIS
- a CDS encoding hydrogen peroxide-inducible genes activator; this translates as MTNLSMKHLRYFDALARHHHFGRAAEECNVTQPALSVQIKELEALIGVPLVERGARQIHLTALGSAFAERAHHILQSVKELEDLTRSTQGTLGGQFRFGIIPTVAPYLLSDFIKAMSERFPGLDLRPREAKTKKLITDLLEARLDAAIVALPISEPSLEELALLDEEFVLLRPEHDANKPVPNPETLKTMRLLLLEEGHCFRDQAISYCNSSASPPRNLMEGSSLTTLVQMVGAGIGVTLIPEMAVGVETRSAPVSIAHLPTPAPTRTIGMVWRRSNPLSAEFLKIADILKDITRKTKP